In a single window of the Cucumis melo cultivar AY chromosome 11, USDA_Cmelo_AY_1.0, whole genome shotgun sequence genome:
- the LOC103490482 gene encoding uncharacterized protein LOC103490482, with protein sequence MGTVRHTKPTTTTLAAFLDLEDQQTQSCPNCRCSRNSAISLPPKPALSRTARAIVFGTILIKRVRERKTHRQPKYDGRKRSLLLDSVRVPVKENRESVKRELDGIYQENREIPLSSGSIQSFSISISEPKISNKKTGCGNEAIGVKQREVERSRRSCYAFNSSVRLLMVSLGVTVMQGRVLGILITSISVYFFAWMQMEDCWLKNKATKFMENRENRH encoded by the exons ATGGGAACCGTTCGCCACACCAAACCCACCACCACCACTTTGGCTGCTTTTCTTGACCTGGAGGACCAACAAACCCAATCTTGCCCCAATTGTCGCTGCTCCAGAAATTCCGCGATTTCTCTCCCGCCAAAGCCAGCTCTCTCTCGGACCGCTAGAGCCATCGTCTTTGGTACGATTCTG ATCAAAAGAGTTCGTGAGAGAAAAACCCACCGTCAACCAAAATATGACGGTCGGAAGCGAAGTTTGTTGCTGGATTCTGTAAGGGTTCCCGTAAAGGAAAACAGGGAATCGGTGAAAAGAGAATTGGACGGAATTTATCAAGAAAACAGAGAGATTCCTCTTTCATCTGGTTCGATTCAATCCTTTTCAATTTCAATATCAGAacccaaaatttcaaataagaaaactggCTGTGGCAATGAAGCCATTGGCGTGAAGCAGAGAGAGGTGGAGCGGAGCAGGAGGAGTTGCTATGCATTCAATTCTAGCGTTAGATTGCTTATGGTGAGTCTTGGAGTGACAGTGATGCAAGGCAGAGTACTTGGAATTTTGATCACTTCAATTTCGGTCTACTTTTTTGCTTGGATGCAGATGGAGGATTGTTGGCTGAAGAATAAAGCAACAAAATTTATGGAAAACCGAGAAAATAGGCATTAA